Proteins from a single region of Candidatus Zixiibacteriota bacterium:
- the asnS gene encoding asparagine--tRNA ligase, translating into MDYKTRTKVAAILIDDKIPVDSRVIILGWVRTLRESKEVTFIEINDGSCMRNIQGVIQNAADFPILKDILTGASVRLEGKLILSQGKGQKYEIAVQKLDLIGKADATFPLQKKGHTVEFLREIAHLRPRSNLFGAVNRVRSKIAYAIHQYYQERGFYYIHTPLISASDCEGAGNLFRVSTFDFNKIPHKDGAIDWSADFFGSEAYLTVSGQLEGELLATSLGDIYTFGPTFRAENSNTSRHASEFWMIEPEMAFAELEDNMDLAEDFVKFLFKFALEQCGEDMLFFEQRVDKDVRRTLEGVVQSKFERLTYTEAIKILEKSGQKFEFPVGWGIDMQSEHERYLTEQVFKRPVIVYNYPEKIKAFYMRLNDDGTTVRAMDVLVPKVGEIIGGSQREERLDVLSERMKKTGITNLDAYYWYLDIRRYGTVPHSGFGLGFERALMYMTGVSNIRDVLPFPRVPGWAKF; encoded by the coding sequence ATGGACTACAAAACGCGAACAAAAGTTGCCGCTATATTGATCGATGACAAAATTCCGGTCGACAGCCGTGTCATTATTCTGGGATGGGTGCGCACGCTCCGCGAAAGCAAGGAAGTCACGTTCATTGAGATCAACGATGGCTCCTGCATGCGGAACATCCAGGGGGTGATTCAAAACGCCGCCGACTTTCCGATACTGAAAGACATTCTCACCGGCGCCTCGGTTCGCCTGGAAGGGAAACTGATCCTGTCGCAGGGGAAAGGACAGAAGTATGAGATCGCCGTCCAGAAGCTGGATTTGATCGGCAAAGCTGATGCAACTTTCCCATTGCAGAAAAAAGGGCACACTGTCGAGTTCCTTCGCGAGATTGCCCATCTGCGCCCACGCAGCAACCTGTTCGGCGCTGTCAACCGCGTCCGCTCGAAGATTGCCTATGCCATTCATCAGTACTATCAGGAGCGCGGCTTCTACTATATCCACACGCCGCTGATTTCCGCGTCCGACTGCGAAGGTGCAGGTAATCTGTTCCGAGTATCCACCTTTGACTTCAACAAAATTCCTCACAAGGATGGCGCTATCGATTGGAGCGCCGATTTCTTCGGCTCGGAGGCATATCTAACGGTCTCGGGACAATTGGAAGGGGAACTCCTCGCCACATCACTGGGCGACATCTACACGTTCGGTCCCACGTTCCGCGCCGAGAACTCCAACACCAGCCGCCACGCCTCCGAGTTTTGGATGATAGAGCCGGAGATGGCGTTCGCCGAGCTCGAGGACAACATGGATCTGGCGGAGGATTTCGTCAAATTCCTGTTCAAGTTCGCCCTGGAGCAGTGCGGCGAAGACATGCTCTTTTTCGAGCAGCGCGTGGACAAAGACGTGCGGAGAACGCTTGAAGGAGTTGTCCAATCCAAGTTTGAACGTCTGACCTACACGGAGGCTATCAAGATCCTTGAGAAATCCGGTCAGAAGTTCGAGTTCCCGGTCGGCTGGGGGATCGACATGCAATCTGAGCACGAGCGGTATCTGACTGAGCAGGTGTTCAAACGTCCGGTGATTGTGTACAACTATCCGGAGAAGATCAAAGCGTTCTACATGCGCCTTAACGACGATGGCACCACTGTCCGCGCCATGGATGTCCTGGTCCCGAAAGTGGGGGAGATCATCGGCGGCAGCCAGCGCGAAGAGCGGCTCGACGTTCTTTCCGAGCGCATGAAGAAGACCGGCATTACCAATCTCGACGCTTATTACTGGTATCTGGATATCCGAAGGTACGGAACGGTTCCACATTCCGGCTTTGGTTTGGGTTTCGAACGAGCGCTAATGTACATGACGGGCGTCTCCAACATCCGCGACGTGTTGCCATTCCCGAGAGTGCCCGGGTGGGCGAAGTTTTGA